From a region of the Agromyces ramosus genome:
- a CDS encoding ABC transporter ATP-binding protein, with translation MSGQTAIRIEQVGKRFGAGPLVLDDVNLEVASGEFVCLLGASGCGKSTLLNLIAGLDRPTSGSIDVPAEGAAVMFQESALMPWLTARQNVELALRLRGVARSARRGEALELLDTVNLADAAEKRPHELSGGMRQRVALARALAQDRPVLLMDEPFAALDAITRDLLHEELERVWRRTGRTIVFVTHNVREAARLGQRVVLLSSRPGRVAGEWRIAETSGRRIESPEVAALSIEITDELRKEIRRNAA, from the coding sequence ATGAGCGGGCAGACGGCCATCCGCATCGAGCAGGTGGGCAAGCGCTTCGGCGCCGGCCCCCTCGTGCTCGACGACGTGAACCTCGAAGTCGCGTCGGGTGAGTTCGTCTGCCTGCTCGGCGCCTCCGGCTGCGGCAAGTCGACGCTGCTGAACCTGATCGCGGGACTCGACCGACCGACGAGCGGCAGCATCGACGTGCCCGCCGAGGGCGCCGCCGTGATGTTCCAAGAGTCGGCGCTCATGCCCTGGCTCACCGCTCGGCAGAACGTCGAGCTCGCGCTGCGCCTCCGCGGCGTCGCTCGCTCGGCCCGGCGCGGCGAAGCCCTCGAACTGCTCGACACCGTGAACCTCGCGGATGCCGCCGAGAAGCGCCCGCACGAGCTCTCGGGCGGCATGCGACAGCGCGTCGCCCTCGCTCGCGCCCTGGCTCAGGACCGACCGGTGCTCCTCATGGACGAGCCGTTCGCCGCGCTCGACGCCATCACCCGAGACCTCCTGCACGAGGAGCTCGAACGGGTGTGGCGCCGCACCGGCCGCACGATCGTGTTCGTCACCCACAACGTGCGCGAGGCCGCACGGCTCGGGCAGCGCGTGGTGCTGCTCTCGAGCCGCCCCGGACGCGTCGCGGGCGAGTGGCGCATCGCCGAGACATCCGGCCGCCGCATCGAGTCGCCCGAGGTCGCGGCGCTCTCGATCGAGATCACCGACGAGCTCCGAAAGGAGATCCGCCGAAATGCCGCATGA
- a CDS encoding ABC transporter permease → MPHDTAVLEAEARTPEASAHDDLRSLEAGLDRLQTDPDRVPSFWRRFTTSVLPPILFVVALVAAWQLYVVIAQPRPDIVPSPLAVATAIGDAWESGRLQLAVVTSLERGVFGFLIAVLVGTPLGLLLAEVKPLRRAIGPIISGLQVLPSVAWVPAAILWFGLTDATVYFVVLMGAVPSIVNGLIAGVEQVPPQLRRVGTVLGAGPGRLAALVVLPAALPGYVAGLKQGWAFSWRSLMAAEIIATGGTIGFGLGSMLDQSRELADLASVLATILVILAIGILIELVFFAPLERRMLRRRGLLQGGTK, encoded by the coding sequence ATGCCGCATGACACCGCAGTGCTCGAGGCGGAGGCCCGCACCCCCGAGGCATCCGCCCATGACGACCTCCGCAGCCTCGAAGCCGGCCTCGACCGCCTGCAGACCGACCCTGATCGCGTCCCGAGCTTCTGGCGTCGCTTCACGACGAGCGTGCTGCCGCCCATCCTCTTCGTGGTCGCGCTCGTCGCGGCGTGGCAGCTCTACGTGGTGATCGCGCAGCCCCGCCCCGACATCGTGCCGAGCCCGCTCGCCGTCGCCACCGCGATCGGCGACGCCTGGGAGAGCGGGCGCCTGCAGCTCGCGGTCGTCACGAGCCTCGAACGTGGCGTCTTCGGCTTCCTCATCGCGGTGCTCGTCGGCACGCCGCTGGGCCTGCTGCTCGCCGAGGTGAAGCCGTTGCGCCGCGCGATCGGCCCGATCATCTCGGGCCTGCAGGTGCTGCCGTCGGTCGCGTGGGTGCCCGCTGCGATCCTCTGGTTCGGCCTCACGGATGCCACGGTGTACTTCGTCGTGCTCATGGGCGCCGTGCCGTCGATCGTCAACGGCCTCATCGCGGGCGTCGAACAGGTGCCCCCGCAGCTGCGGCGGGTGGGCACGGTGCTGGGTGCGGGTCCGGGACGCCTCGCCGCCCTCGTCGTGCTCCCCGCCGCCCTCCCCGGCTACGTGGCCGGCCTCAAGCAGGGCTGGGCGTTCTCGTGGCGCTCGCTCATGGCCGCCGAGATCATCGCCACGGGCGGCACCATCGGCTTCGGGCTCGGCTCGATGCTCGACCAGAGCCGCGAGCTCGCCGACCTCGCGAGCGTGCTCGCGACGATCCTCGTGATCCTCGCGATCGGCATCCTCATCGAGCTCGTCTTCTTCGCCCCCCTCGAGCGGCGGATGCTCCGCCGCCGGGGCCTGCTCCAGGGAGGCACGAAGTGA
- the cobA gene encoding uroporphyrinogen-III C-methyltransferase has translation MGEATAPLDERKGRVTLVGAGPGDPGLLTIRGLRALEAADVIVADRLGARAVLDEFGPTLRAEVVDVGKLPGHHAVPQDAINALLVTLARDGKHVVRLKGGDPFIFGRGSEEVAFCRDAGVAVEVVPGVTSAISVPAIAGIPLTHRGLATTFTVVTGHDQIQALGGARDHTVVLLMGIGTLANSAITLARGERGPGCPVAIVEDGYGPRQRVTVGTLDTIALQAARRGIRSPAVVVVGDVVTLSPYAPEALEAPAAHHRKAPQQ, from the coding sequence TTGGGCGAGGCGACCGCGCCGCTCGACGAGCGGAAGGGCCGCGTCACGCTCGTCGGCGCCGGCCCCGGCGACCCGGGCCTGCTCACGATTCGCGGCTTGCGCGCCCTCGAGGCGGCCGACGTCATCGTGGCCGACCGGCTCGGCGCCCGCGCGGTGCTCGACGAGTTCGGGCCGACGCTGCGCGCCGAGGTCGTCGACGTCGGCAAGCTCCCCGGCCACCACGCCGTGCCGCAGGACGCGATCAACGCGCTGCTCGTCACCCTCGCCCGCGACGGCAAGCACGTCGTACGCCTGAAGGGCGGCGACCCGTTCATCTTCGGACGCGGCAGCGAGGAGGTCGCGTTCTGCCGCGACGCCGGCGTGGCGGTCGAGGTCGTTCCCGGGGTCACGAGCGCGATCTCGGTGCCGGCGATCGCCGGCATCCCCCTCACCCATCGCGGACTCGCCACGACCTTCACCGTCGTCACGGGCCACGACCAGATCCAAGCGCTCGGCGGCGCACGCGACCACACCGTCGTGCTCCTGATGGGCATCGGTACGCTCGCGAACTCCGCCATCACCCTCGCCCGCGGCGAGCGCGGCCCGGGCTGCCCGGTCGCGATCGTCGAGGACGGCTACGGGCCACGCCAGCGCGTGACCGTCGGCACGCTCGACACGATCGCACTGCAGGCGGCCCGCCGGGGCATCCGCTCGCCCGCCGTCGTGGTCGTCGGCGACGTCGTCACCCTCAGCCCGTACGCACCCGAGGCGCTCGAAGCGCCCGCCGCACACCATCGAAAGGCACCGCAGCAATGA
- a CDS encoding FAD-dependent oxidoreductase: MTRPLRVAIGGAGPAGIYAGNILRRQVAESGGEVAIDLFESLPAPYGLIRYGVAPDHPRIKGIVNSLHEMLDSGDLRLIGNVEIGRDLEVAELRARYDAVIFATGALRDAPLDIPGIEAPGSYGAADFVAWYDGHPDVPREWPLEAQSIAVIGNGNVALDVARVLAKHPKDLLPTDVPANVVAGLEASPVTDVHVFGRRGPTHVKFTPIELRELGEVPDVDVIVYDDDFERAANDPHAEQLLASNNQVKVMTRTLNGWRKPADWQPTASRRLHLHFLHAPVEVVGDGRVEAVRFERTRPVGDGSVEGTGEFVEYPVQAVYRAVGYASSPLPGVPFDERRAVIPNDGGRVLDAAGSPLPGVFATGWIKRGPVGLIGHTKGDALETVANLLADAAAGALPAPAVSPGADGDEVLELLEARGVPFTTWAGWLALDAHERALGEASVAAVTRERIKVVPRDEQVSISRDGALALS, translated from the coding sequence ATGACCCGTCCCCTCCGCGTCGCGATCGGCGGAGCCGGCCCCGCCGGCATCTACGCCGGCAACATCCTCCGCCGCCAGGTCGCCGAGTCGGGCGGCGAGGTCGCGATCGACCTGTTCGAGTCGCTGCCGGCGCCCTACGGGCTCATCCGCTACGGCGTCGCACCCGACCACCCCCGCATCAAGGGCATCGTGAACTCGCTGCACGAGATGCTCGACTCCGGCGACCTGCGCCTCATCGGCAACGTCGAGATCGGCCGCGACCTCGAGGTCGCGGAATTGCGCGCACGGTACGACGCCGTGATCTTCGCGACGGGCGCGCTGCGCGATGCACCCCTCGACATCCCGGGCATCGAGGCCCCCGGGTCGTACGGCGCCGCCGACTTCGTCGCCTGGTACGACGGCCACCCCGACGTGCCGCGCGAGTGGCCGCTCGAAGCGCAGTCGATCGCGGTCATCGGCAACGGCAACGTCGCCCTCGACGTCGCGCGCGTGCTGGCGAAGCATCCGAAGGACCTGCTGCCGACGGATGTCCCGGCGAACGTCGTCGCCGGGCTCGAGGCGTCGCCCGTCACCGACGTGCACGTCTTCGGCCGTCGCGGACCCACCCACGTGAAGTTCACCCCCATCGAGCTGCGCGAGCTCGGCGAGGTGCCCGACGTCGACGTGATCGTCTACGACGACGACTTCGAGCGCGCCGCGAACGACCCGCACGCCGAGCAGCTGCTCGCCTCGAACAACCAGGTGAAGGTGATGACCCGCACGCTGAACGGCTGGCGCAAGCCCGCCGACTGGCAGCCGACCGCATCCCGCCGCCTGCACCTGCACTTCCTGCACGCACCGGTCGAGGTCGTCGGCGATGGTCGCGTCGAGGCCGTGCGGTTCGAGCGCACGCGACCCGTCGGCGACGGCAGCGTCGAGGGCACCGGCGAGTTCGTGGAGTACCCCGTGCAGGCCGTGTACCGCGCGGTCGGCTACGCGAGCTCGCCGCTGCCGGGAGTGCCGTTCGACGAGCGGCGGGCCGTGATCCCGAACGACGGCGGGCGCGTGCTCGACGCCGCCGGTTCACCGCTGCCCGGCGTCTTCGCGACCGGGTGGATCAAGCGCGGGCCCGTCGGACTGATCGGCCACACGAAGGGCGACGCGCTCGAGACCGTCGCGAACCTGCTGGCGGATGCCGCGGCCGGCGCGCTGCCCGCACCGGCCGTGTCGCCCGGCGCCGACGGCGACGAGGTGCTCGAGCTGCTCGAGGCGCGCGGCGTGCCGTTCACGACCTGGGCCGGCTGGCTCGCGCTCGACGCGCACGAGCGCGCGCTCGGCGAGGCATCCGTCGCCGCCGTCACCCGCGAGCGCATCAAGGTCGTGCCCCGCGACGAGCAGGTGTCGATCTCGCGCGACGGCGCGCTCGCACTGTCATGA
- the fdxA gene encoding ferredoxin: protein MTYVIALPCVDVKDRACIDECPVDCIYEGERSLYIHPDECVDCGACEPVCPVEAIYYEDDLPDMWADYYKANVEFFDEIGSPGGAAKTGMLDFDHPLVAALPTQVEAHG, encoded by the coding sequence ATGACGTACGTCATCGCACTGCCGTGCGTCGATGTGAAGGACCGCGCGTGCATCGACGAGTGCCCGGTCGACTGCATCTACGAGGGTGAGCGGTCGCTGTACATCCACCCCGACGAATGCGTCGACTGCGGCGCCTGCGAACCGGTCTGCCCCGTCGAGGCGATCTACTACGAAGACGACCTGCCCGACATGTGGGCCGACTACTACAAGGCGAACGTCGAGTTCTTCGACGAGATCGGCTCACCCGGCGGCGCCGCGAAGACCGGCATGCTCGACTTCGACCACCCGCTCGTCGCCGCGCTGCCGACGCAGGTCGAGGCGCATGGCTGA
- a CDS encoding NAD(P)/FAD-dependent oxidoreductase, translating to MAEAPGAEVVVDALVIGGGPAGLSAALNLGRARASVLLADAGRPRNAATLRSHGFLTRDGVPPIELRKLGLAELAAYPDVQIAARTPVSTLASVTDAPDGIRFLATLAGRGASAPARVAARSVLVATGLRETLPTIPSIRAYYGMTLFSCAACDGWELRDRPLALIGETGDLATRALLISRWTDELTVFTGGAPVVDVAEEAHLASRGIRVDRRPIDDLEGERGTVSAVRLADGDRVPIAGGFVRPAWHPSLEFLTGVAPEVDADGHLVTDASGRTSIVGLYAAGDAACPGPQQLIVAAGAGARVAAVLTHDLLGVTTAH from the coding sequence ATGGCTGAGGCGCCGGGCGCAGAGGTCGTCGTCGACGCGCTCGTCATCGGCGGCGGACCCGCGGGCCTCTCGGCCGCGCTGAACCTCGGCCGCGCTCGCGCGAGCGTGCTCCTCGCCGATGCCGGACGCCCCCGCAACGCGGCAACGCTGCGCTCGCACGGCTTCCTCACGCGCGACGGCGTGCCGCCGATCGAGCTGCGCAAGCTCGGGCTGGCCGAGCTCGCGGCCTACCCCGACGTGCAGATCGCCGCGCGCACGCCCGTCTCGACGCTCGCCTCGGTGACGGATGCCCCCGACGGCATACGCTTCCTCGCAACGCTTGCGGGCCGCGGCGCCAGCGCACCCGCCCGTGTCGCCGCCCGCTCCGTACTCGTCGCCACCGGACTCCGCGAGACGCTGCCCACCATCCCGAGCATCCGCGCCTACTACGGCATGACGCTCTTCAGCTGTGCCGCGTGCGACGGCTGGGAACTGCGCGACCGCCCCCTCGCACTCATCGGCGAGACCGGCGACCTCGCCACCCGCGCGCTCCTCATCTCACGCTGGACCGATGAGCTGACGGTGTTCACGGGCGGCGCGCCGGTCGTCGACGTCGCCGAGGAGGCGCATCTCGCCAGTCGCGGCATCCGCGTCGACCGCCGTCCGATCGACGACCTCGAGGGCGAGCGCGGCACCGTCTCAGCGGTGCGCCTCGCCGACGGCGACCGCGTGCCCATCGCGGGCGGCTTCGTGCGGCCCGCGTGGCATCCGTCGCTCGAGTTCCTCACGGGCGTCGCGCCCGAGGTCGATGCCGACGGTCACCTGGTGACGGATGCCTCGGGGCGCACGAGCATCGTCGGCCTCTACGCCGCGGGCGACGCCGCGTGCCCGGGGCCACAGCAGCTCATCGTCGCCGCCGGAGCCGGCGCTCGTGTCGCGGCCGTGCTCACGCACGACCTCCTCGGCGTCACGACCGCGCACTGA